One part of the Mycobacterium marinum genome encodes these proteins:
- a CDS encoding PPE family protein, with protein sequence MNFMMLPPEINSARIFAGAGVGPTLAAAAAWDGLAADLASAAQSFSAITMGLVGEAWQGAAATAMAAAARPYASWLGTAAARAAVTAAQANAAAAVFEAAQAATAHPELVAANRNQLVSLVVSNLFGQNAPAIASTEAAYDQLWAQDVAAMAGYHSGASAVAAQLAPWQQALRTLQNRVAGATTALPSSGPAAAAALPGAAAVGFPVLHIGNIGFANLSVGNIGDYNLGSGNTGSFNLGSGNIGDASLGSGNAGNANLGSGNQGFFNLGSGNTGNINFGSGNRLGSLNFGLGNAVGDANFGWGNAGSSNLGLGNFGSLNWGSGNNGSTNFGSGNTGSLNLGSGNAGDSNVGFGNFGSNNFGFGNNGNNNIGIGLNGDDLIGIGALNSGAGNLGFGNSGTNNIGFFNSGDNNIGFFNSGSGNFGFENAGDINTGFWNGRDTNTGFGNSGLSNFGFGNSGVNNVGAGNGGSSNVGLGNAGLLNTGSFNSGNFNTGDFNSGSVNTGYFNSSGHNTGLGNSGFTNTGFFNSGDLNTGMGSPEDQSVANSGFRNAGSGNSGFNNTGSFSSGFFNSTNSNSGFLNAGGTVNSGINNSGNTNAGIGNLGDDNFGLFNNGTFNTGAGNSSGGAVFPYTSGLFNSGNGSSGVFNAGDEQSGFFGTSGLVRTGTDGLAAATTSGLPALDLPAPNLGIGNAGVGNLGLGNIGDYNLGSGNTGDANFGFGNIGQANLGSGNAGNTNLGSGNIGSTNFGSGNIGALNLGSGNHGDANLGFGNFGDGNIGSGNHGAGNFGSGNTGSRNLGSGNAGSTNFGSGNHGNSNVGLGNFGNNNLGLGNNGSNNIGFGLTGDNLVGIGALNSGAGNLGFGNTGDNNIGLFNSGDNNVGFFNSGDGNFGLANSGDTNTGLWNAGSTNTGFGNAGSADFGFGNAGDRNMGFGNAGAANMGAGNSGSYNAGSFNSGTLNTGDFNGGDHNTGWGNSGNTNTGGINSGDLNTGFGSSADQAVTNSGFGNNGSGNSGFNNTGDTNSGFHNANTSALFSGHSGLLNAGGSQSVGINNTGSFNTGLFNTGFRTAGIANSATNGLLTATSGVANSGNNSSGGFNANPDQSGFFN encoded by the coding sequence ATGAACTTTATGATGTTGCCGCCCGAGATCAATTCGGCACGAATATTCGCCGGTGCTGGGGTCGGCCCAACGCTGGCCGCGGCGGCGGCGTGGGACGGGCTGGCCGCCGACCTGGCTTCAGCAGCCCAGTCATTCTCCGCTATCACCATGGGACTCGTGGGCGAGGCGTGGCAGGGCGCAGCGGCGACGGCGATGGCCGCTGCGGCCAGACCTTATGCGAGCTGGCTGGGCACCGCAGCGGCGCGCGCCGCGGTGACGGCCGCCCAGGCTAACGCGGCCGCTGCCGTCTTTGAAGCGGCGCAAGCGGCGACGGCGCATCCCGAGCTAGTGGCGGCCAACCGCAATCAGTTGGTGTCGCTGGTCGTGTCAAACCTGTTCGGCCAGAACGCCCCTGCCATCGCCTCGACCGAGGCCGCATACGATCAGCTGTGGGCCCAGGACGTGGCAGCGATGGCGGGCTATCACAGTGGAGCCTCAGCGGTGGCCGCGCAGCTGGCACCGTGGCAGCAGGCGTTGCGCACCCTGCAGAACCGGGTGGCCGGGGCAACGACGGCACTGCCTTCGTCCGGGCCCGCGGCCGCCGCGGCGCTGCCCGGCGCGGCCGCGGTTGGGTTCCCGGTTCTGCACATCGGCAACATCGGTTTCGCGAACCTAAGTGTCGGCAACATCGGCGACTACAACCTGGGCAGCGGCAACACCGGATCGTTCAACCTGGGCAGCGGAAATATCGGCGACGCCAGCCTGGGCAGCGGAAATGCGGGCAACGCAAACCTGGGCAGCGGGAACCAGGGCTTCTTCAACCTCGGCAGCGGAAACACCGGCAACATCAACTTCGGCAGCGGAAACCGCTTGGGCAGCCTTAACTTTGGCCTCGGCAATGCGGTGGGCGACGCGAACTTCGGCTGGGGCAACGCCGGTAGTTCAAACCTGGGCCTCGGAAACTTCGGATCCCTCAACTGGGGTAGCGGGAACAACGGCAGCACGAACTTCGGCAGCGGCAACACTGGCTCACTGAATCTGGGCAGCGGAAACGCGGGCGACTCCAATGTGGGCTTCGGCAACTTCGGTAGTAACAACTTTGGATTCGGCAATAACGGGAACAACAACATCGGCATCGGCCTCAACGGCGATGATCTGATCGGCATCGGAGCACTCAACTCGGGTGCCGGGAACCTCGGTTTTGGAAACTCCGGCACCAACAACATTGGCTTCTTCAACTCCGGCGACAACAACATCGGATTTTTCAACTCCGGAAGCGGAAATTTCGGGTTCGAGAACGCTGGCGATATCAATACCGGCTTCTGGAACGGGCGCGATACCAACACCGGTTTCGGGAACTCCGGCCTGAGCAACTTTGGTTTCGGCAATTCTGGCGTCAACAACGTGGGCGCGGGAAACGGCGGCTCTTCGAATGTGGGCCTCGGGAACGCAGGCCTGCTCAATACGGGAAGTTTCAATTCGGGCAACTTCAATACTGGCGATTTCAATTCCGGCAGCGTGAATACCGGGTACTTTAACTCGAGCGGCCACAACACCGGGCTGGGCAACTCGGGTTTCACCAATACGGGTTTCTTCAACTCTGGTGACCTCAATACAGGAATGGGAAGTCCGGAGGACCAGTCCGTGGCGAACTCGGGATTCCGGAATGCCGGTTCCGGAAATTCGGGCTTCAATAATACCGGCAGCTTCAGTTCCGGGTTCTTCAACAGCACCAACAGCAATTCCGGATTCCTGAACGCGGGCGGGACCGTTAACTCCGGTATCAACAATTCAGGCAATACCAACGCGGGCATCGGCAACTTGGGCGACGACAACTTCGGTCTGTTCAACAACGGGACATTCAACACCGGAGCGGGGAACTCCAGCGGCGGCGCCGTGTTCCCCTACACCTCGGGACTGTTCAACTCCGGCAACGGCAGCTCGGGTGTATTCAACGCCGGCGACGAGCAGTCCGGCTTCTTCGGCACCTCTGGTCTTGTGCGCACCGGCACGGACGGCCTGGCCGCCGCGACGACGTCAGGGTTGCCCGCATTAGACCTACCGGCTCCCAACTTGGGCATCGGCAATGCCGGCGTGGGCAACCTCGGTTTGGGCAACATCGGCGATTACAACCTGGGCAGTGGCAACACCGGCGACGCCAACTTCGGATTCGGCAATATCGGACAGGCCAACCTGGGCAGCGGCAACGCCGGAAACACGAACCTGGGCAGCGGAAACATCGGCTCCACCAACTTCGGTAGCGGCAACATCGGAGCACTCAACCTGGGCAGCGGAAACCACGGTGACGCAAACCTCGGGTTCGGAAACTTCGGGGACGGCAACATCGGCAGCGGGAACCACGGTGCCGGCAACTTCGGCAGCGGAAACACCGGAAGCAGAAACCTGGGCAGCGGAAACGCCGGCTCCACCAACTTCGGTAGCGGCAACCACGGCAACTCAAATGTCGGGTTGGGCAATTTCGGCAACAACAATCTTGGCCTGGGCAACAACGGCAGCAACAACATCGGCTTCGGGCTCACCGGCGACAACCTGGTCGGCATCGGCGCGCTGAACTCGGGTGCCGGAAACCTCGGTTTCGGCAATACCGGTGACAACAACATCGGGTTGTTCAACTCGGGCGACAACAATGTGGGCTTCTTCAACTCCGGCGACGGCAACTTCGGCCTGGCGAACTCCGGTGACACCAACACCGGTTTGTGGAACGCCGGATCCACGAATACCGGCTTTGGCAATGCCGGCAGCGCCGACTTCGGCTTTGGCAACGCCGGCGACCGCAACATGGGCTTCGGAAACGCGGGCGCGGCAAACATGGGCGCCGGAAACTCCGGCTCCTACAACGCCGGCAGCTTCAACTCAGGCACCCTGAACACCGGCGACTTCAACGGGGGCGACCACAACACCGGGTGGGGCAACTCCGGCAACACCAACACCGGCGGGATCAACTCGGGCGACCTCAACACGGGGTTCGGCAGCTCGGCCGACCAGGCCGTCACAAACTCCGGTTTCGGAAACAACGGAAGCGGCAATTCAGGATTCAACAACACCGGCGACACGAACTCCGGTTTCCACAACGCCAACACGAGCGCGCTGTTCAGCGGTCACTCGGGTCTGCTCAACGCTGGCGGCAGCCAAAGCGTGGGAATCAACAACACCGGCAGCTTCAACACCGGCCTGTTCAACACCGGTTTCCGGACCGCGGGCATCGCCAACTCGGCCACAAACGGCCTCCTTACCGCGACTTCGGGCGTGGCCAACTCGGGCAACAACAGCTCCGGAGGATTCAATGCCAACCCCGACCAATCGGGGTTCTTCAACTAG
- a CDS encoding PE family protein: MTDLLVSPQAMTATATEVAEIGLAIDQADLAVAGPTTGLAAAAADEVSEAIATLFDNYAQGYQAVSRQAAAFHDAFAQTLFAASDSYVRAEAAAVKALAGLTEPVANLFAPVLSGPESVAASATALLAGAPLKPVEAALILSESGVPTPSASYISDVYTKYVEPNFPSATAPQGVSTPNGLYPFTGIKDLTLDISLARGATILNDAILQQLAALPAGSSVAVLGYSQSAVLSSLVMPKLLAEGVTSSQVNFVLLGNPMNPNGGVLARFPDLTLPSLGFTFYGATPDNAFPTVSYTLEYDGFADFPRYPINLLADINAVMGIPFVHADYQHLTQAQLDSAVQLPTEGPTQSTYYMIPTEHLPLLAPLRFIPYVGDPLAELLEPNLRVLVNLGYGDPAYGYDTGPANVPTPFGLFPPVSPLTVAEHLAAGTQQGIVNSGAALQAQGPPSIPLSDIAHTLTANPPWAGTPALPPSTSPASSIEDFILAVQAANSSISGGFVKTLSTAYATLLPTTDIASELVFTLPSYNLNLFLDGVIQAINGQPIEGLINAIGNPIAASTGLITLAGGFQLIVISYALDTILFGTPHPLP, from the coding sequence GTGACCGATCTGCTCGTGAGCCCACAGGCGATGACCGCAACGGCTACGGAAGTGGCTGAAATCGGTCTAGCGATCGATCAAGCTGATCTGGCCGTGGCAGGGCCAACAACCGGCCTGGCTGCGGCGGCCGCCGATGAGGTATCTGAGGCCATAGCGACGCTGTTCGACAACTACGCCCAGGGGTACCAGGCGGTCAGCCGGCAAGCGGCGGCTTTTCACGATGCGTTTGCGCAGACGTTGTTCGCGGCCAGCGACTCCTATGTGCGCGCCGAGGCGGCGGCCGTGAAGGCGCTTGCGGGGCTCACCGAACCAGTCGCGAACCTGTTCGCGCCGGTGCTCAGCGGACCGGAAAGTGTGGCGGCATCAGCGACAGCGTTGCTGGCAGGGGCTCCTCTGAAACCCGTTGAGGCCGCGTTGATCCTGAGTGAAAGTGGTGTGCCGACACCTTCGGCAAGCTACATCAGCGACGTCTACACCAAGTACGTCGAGCCGAATTTCCCCTCTGCGACCGCCCCGCAAGGCGTATCCACCCCCAACGGGCTATACCCATTTACTGGCATCAAGGATTTGACCCTGGACATATCGCTGGCCCGGGGTGCAACGATACTCAACGACGCTATCCTGCAGCAGCTCGCTGCCCTGCCCGCCGGGAGTTCCGTCGCTGTTTTGGGCTACTCCCAAAGCGCGGTGCTCTCCTCGCTCGTGATGCCGAAGCTCTTGGCCGAAGGCGTCACGAGTTCACAAGTCAATTTCGTATTGCTCGGCAACCCAATGAATCCCAACGGCGGCGTGCTTGCTCGGTTCCCCGACCTCACGTTGCCGAGCTTGGGTTTCACGTTCTACGGTGCGACTCCAGACAATGCTTTTCCGACCGTCAGTTACACGCTCGAATACGACGGCTTCGCCGACTTCCCGCGCTACCCGATCAACTTGCTTGCCGACATCAACGCAGTTATGGGTATCCCGTTCGTGCACGCTGACTATCAGCATCTCACGCAGGCGCAGCTCGACTCAGCCGTTCAGTTGCCCACCGAGGGCCCAACCCAGAGCACGTACTACATGATTCCAACTGAGCACCTGCCGTTGCTGGCGCCGCTGCGCTTCATCCCCTACGTGGGCGACCCGCTGGCTGAACTGCTGGAGCCAAATCTGAGGGTGCTGGTGAACTTGGGTTATGGCGACCCGGCCTACGGCTACGACACCGGGCCGGCTAATGTGCCCACACCGTTTGGCTTGTTCCCGCCGGTCAGCCCGCTCACGGTGGCCGAGCACCTAGCCGCGGGGACGCAGCAGGGAATCGTCAACTCGGGCGCTGCGCTCCAAGCCCAGGGGCCGCCCAGCATTCCGCTATCGGACATAGCGCACACATTGACGGCGAATCCGCCATGGGCAGGTACGCCGGCGTTGCCGCCTTCGACATCTCCGGCCTCATCAATCGAGGACTTCATCTTGGCGGTGCAGGCGGCGAATAGCTCGATCTCGGGTGGCTTCGTCAAGACGCTCTCGACGGCCTACGCGACATTGCTGCCGACCACGGATATCGCCAGTGAGCTTGTATTCACTCTGCCCAGCTACAACCTCAACCTGTTCCTGGACGGAGTGATCCAGGCAATCAACGGCCAGCCCATAGAGGGACTGATCAACGCGATCGGCAATCCGATCGCCGCCAGCACGGGACTGATCACACTTGCCGGCGGATTCCAGTTAATAGTCATCTCGTACGCACTCGACACGATCCTGTTCGGGACACCACATCCGCTTCCCTGA